A window of the Halichoerus grypus chromosome 2, mHalGry1.hap1.1, whole genome shotgun sequence genome harbors these coding sequences:
- the LOC144380912 gene encoding protocadherin alpha-10-like, which produces MMLVYTPSSPRDLRLLLLLLLLAAWKAGRGQVHYSVPEEAKHGTFVGRIAQDLGLELAELVPRLFRVASKGHGDLLEVNLQNGILFVNSRIDREELCGRSAECSIHLEVIVDRPLQVFHVEVEVKDINDNPPVFSVSEQKLSIPESRLLDSRFPLEGASDADVGENAVLTYRLSPNEFFILDIINRKDKGKTPVLVLGKMLDREENPQLQLLLTATDGGKPEYTGSVTLLILVLDANDNAPIFDRSVYEVKMYENSAKQTLVIWLNASDADEGINKEMIYSFSSLVPPSIKRKFLMNEKTGEIRVNDAIDFEDSNTYEIHVDVTDKGNPPMVGHCTVLVEVLDENDNSPEVVITSLALPVREDAQVGSVIALISVSDRDSGANGQVTCTLSPHVPFKLVSTFKNYYSLVLDSALDRESVSDYELVVTARDAGSPSLSATASVSVEVADVNDNAPAFAQPEYTVFVKENNPPGCHIFTVSARDADAQENALVSYSLVERRVGERALSSYVSVHAESGKVYALQPLDHEELELLQFQVSARDAGVPPLGSNVTLQVFVLDENDNAPALLPRPGAGGGGGGGAVSELVSRSVGAGHVVAKVRAVDADSGYNAWLSYELQPAAGGARSPFRVALYTGEISTTRTLDEADSPRQRLLVLVKDHGEPALTATATVLLSLVESGQAPKASSRVLAGAAGAETALVDVNVYLIIAICAVSSLLVLTLLLYTALRCSAPPAEGACAPGKPTLVCSSAVGSWSYSQQRRHRVCSGEGPPKTDLMAFSPSLPPCPGSLNATEDPQASLESSGKEHNKVFGEGNADRGNEVRFQE; this is translated from the exons ATGATGTTGGTCTACACACCCAGCAGCCCAAGAGACTTacgcctgcttctcctgcttctgcttctcgCAGCCTGGAAGGCGGGGAGGGGCCAGGTCCATTATTCTGTGCCGGAGGAGGCCAAACACGGCACCTTCGTGGGCCGCATCGCCCAGGacttggggctggagctggcaGAGCTGGTGCCGCGCCTCTTCCGAGTGGCGTCCAAGGGTCACGGGGATCTTCTGGAGGTAAATCTGCAGAATGGCATTTTGTTTGTGAATTCTCGGATCGACCGGGAGGAGCTGTGTGGACGGAGCGCGGAGTGCAGCATCCACCTGGAGGTGATCGTGGACAGGCCGCTGCAGGTTTTCCATGTGGAGGTGGAGGTAAAGGACATTAACGACAACCCGCCGGTCTTCTCCGTTTCAGAACAAAAGCTTTCAATACCCGAATCTCGACTGCTTGACTCTCGGTTTCCGCTAGAAGGCGCATCTGATGCGGATGTTGGAGAGAATGCAGTGCTTACTTACAGACTCAGTCCAAATGAgtttttcattcttgatattaTAAACAGAAAGGACAAAGGCAAAACCCCAGTGCTTGTTCTAGGAAAAATGCTGGATCGTGAAGAAAATCCTCAGCTTCAGTTGTTATTAACCGCAACTGATGGAGGCAAACCGGAATATACCGGATCTGTTACTCTGCTGATCTTGGTGTTGGATGCCAATGATAATGCGCCTATATTTGACCGATCCGTTTATGAAGTTAAGATGTATGAAAATTCAGCGAAACAAACGTTAGTAATATGGCTAAATGCGTCTGATGCAGATgaaggaataaacaaagaaatgataTATTCATTTAGTTCTTTGGTTCCACCCAGCATAAAGCGGAAATTTCTAATGAATGAAAAAACGGGAGAAATAAGAGTAAATGATGCAATTGACTTTGAGGATAGTAACACTTATGAAATTCATGTAGATGTTACAGATAAAGGAAACCCACCAATGGTTGGTCACTGCACTGTACTAGTGGAAGTTCTGGATGAAAATGATAATTCACCCGAGGTGGTTATCACTTCTTTGGCTCTCCCGGTGCGAGAAGATGCTCAGGTGGGCAGTGTCATTGCCCTGATCAGCGTGTCCGACCGTGACTCTGGTGCCAACGGGCAGGTGACCTGCACCCTGTCACCCCACGTCCCCTTCAAGCTGGTGTCCACCTTCAAGAACTACTATTCGCTGGTGCTGGATAGCGCCCTGGACCGAGAGAGCGTGTCGGACTATGAACTGGTGGTGACCGCACGCGACGCAGGCTCGCCTTCGCTCTCCGCCACGGCCAGCGTGTCCGTGGAAGTGGCGGACGTGAACGACAACGCGCCGGCATTCGCGCAGCCCGAGTACACGGTGTTCGTGAAGGAGAACAACCCGCCCGGCTGCCACATCTTCACGGTGTCTGCGCGGGACGCCGACGCGCAGGAGAACGCGCTGGTGTCCTACTCGCTGGTGGAGCGGCGCGTGGGCGAGCGTGCGCTGTCGAGCTACGTGTCGGTGCACGCGGAGAGCGGCAAGGTGTACGCGCTGCAGCCGCTGGACCACGAGGAGCTGGAGCTGCTGCAGTTCCAAGTGAGCGCGCGCGACGCGGGCGTGCCTCCCCTGGGCAGCAACGTGACGCTGCAGGTGTTCGTGCTGGACGAGAACGACAACGCGCCCGCGCTGCTGCCGCGGccgggggcgggcggcggcggcggcggcggcgctgtgAGCGAGCTGGTGTCGCGGTCGGTGGGCGCGGGCCACGTGGTGGCGAAGGTGCGCGCGGTGGACGCCGACTCTGGCTACAACGCGTGGCTGTCGTACGAGCTGCAGCCGGCGGCGGGTGGCGCGCGCAGCCCGTTCCGCGTGGCGCTGTACACGGGCGAGATCAGCACGACGCGCACCCTGGACGAGGCGGACTCGCCGCGCCAGCGCCTGCTGGTGCTGGTGAAGGACCACGGCGAGCCGGCGCTCACGGCCACGGCCACTGTGTTGCTGTCGCTGGTGGAGAGCGGCCAGGCGCCCAAGGCGTCGTCGCGGGTGCTGGCGGGCGCCGCTGGCGCCGAGACGGCGCTGGTGGATGTCAACGTGTACCTGATCATCGCCATCTGCGCGGTGTCCAGCCTGTTGGTGCTCACGCTGCTGCTGTACACGGCGCTGCGCTGCTCGGCTCCGCCCGCGGAGGGCGCGTGCGCGCCTGGGAAGCCCACGCTGGTGTGCTCCAGCGCGGTGGGGAGCTGGTCGTACTCGCAGCAGAGGCGGCACAGGGTGTGCTCCGGGGAGGGCCCGCCCAAGACCGACCTCATGGCCTTCAGCCCCAGCCTTCCTCCGTGTCCTGGATCTCTAAATGCGACGGAAGATCCACAAGCTTCTTTGGAGTCCTCTGGAAAG GAACATAATAAAGTCTTTGGAGAAGGAAATGCAGATAGAGGAAATGAGGTGAGATTTCAGGAGTAG